A single window of Buteo buteo chromosome 15, bButBut1.hap1.1, whole genome shotgun sequence DNA harbors:
- the PGM3 gene encoding phosphoacetylglucosamine mutase yields MDSEALKKYSALHPKPPGLTLQYGTAGFRTKAEQLDHVMFRMGLLAVLRSKAVVSTIGVMVTASHNPEEDNGVKLVDPLGEMLHPSWEEYATQLANAEEQELQKIITDICQKAAVNQHKDALVFIGRDTRPSSEKLSQSVIDGISVLGGQYHDYGLVTTPQLHYMVCCQNTQGQYGKATLEGYYEKLSKAFTELIKQSPSAGGSQRRLKIDCANGIGALKLSEMEPYFPKEVIIHLFNDGTKEKLNHLCGADFVKVHQKPPRGLDMKPNERCCSFDGDADRIVYYYKDATGHFHLIDGDKIATLISIFLKELLAKVGETLNMAVVQTAYANGSSTRYLEETLKVPVHCVKTGVKHLHHKAQEFDVGVYFEANGHGTVLFSKAAETKIRQLAKEGKDDEKREAAKVLENMIDLINQTVGDAISDMLVIEAILALKGLTVQQWDAIYTDLPNRLLKVQVADRRVIVTTDAERRVVTPPGLQEKIDALVKKYKLSRAFVRPSGTEDVVRIYAEADTQENTDALAHEVSLAVYHLAGGKGAPPQPI; encoded by the exons ATGGATTCTGAAGCCCTTAAAAAATACTCCGCGTTACATCCTAAACCTCCTGGACTTACTCTTCAGTATGGCACTGCTGGATTTCGCACCAAGGCCGAACAGCTTGATCACGTCATGTTCCGCATGGGCTTGCTGGCAGTTCTCAGGTCCAAAGCTGTGGTATCCACTATTGGCGTCATGGTTACAGCATCTCACAATCCTGAA gaaGACAATGGTGTAAAGCTGGTTGATCCTCTTGGAGAAATGCTGCACCCTTCCTGGGAAGAGTATGCCACACAATTAGCAAATGCAGAGGAGcaagaattacagaaaataataactGATATCtgccaaaaagcagcagtgaacCAGCACAAAGATGCTTTAGTTTTTATTGGTAGAGACACCAG GCCAAGCAGTGAGAAACTTTCACAGTCAGTAATAGATGGTATCTCCGTTCTAGGTGGTCAGTACCATG ATTATGGTTTGGTGACAACACCACAGCTACATTACATGGTTTGCTGTCAAAACACCCAAGGGCAGTATGGGAAGGCAACGCTGGAAGGTTATTACGAAAAACTATCCAAAGCTTTTACAGAACTGATAAAACAG TCTCCCAGCGCTGGGGGGAGTCAGAGGCGCCTGAAGATTGACTGTGCCAATGGAATAGGAGCCCTGAAACTATCAGAAATGGAGCCCTACTTTCCAAAGGAGGTGATAATTCACCTATTTAATGATGGAACCAAGGAGAAACTCAATCACTTATGTGGTGCAGATTTTGTGAAAGTTCACCAGAAACCACCTAGAG GGCTAGACATGAAGCCCAACGAGAGATGCTGCTCATTTGATGGTGATGCAGATAGAATTGTTTATTACTATAAGGACGCAACCGGCCATTTTCACCTAATTGATGGAGATAAAATAGCAACTTTAATTAGTATCTTCCTTAAAGAACTTCTTGCCAAG GTGGGAGAGACCTTAAATATGGCAGTGGTACAAACAGCATATGCCAATGGGAGTTCAACACGCTACCTTGAGGAAACACTAAAG GTACCTGTGCACTGTGTCAAAACAGGAGTGAAACACCTGCATCACAAGGCCCAGGAGTTTGATGTTGGTGTTTATTTTGAGGCAAATGGACATGGTACA GTATTATTTAGTAAAGCTGCTGAAACTAAAATAAGACAACTGGCAAAAGAGGggaaagatgatgaaaaaagaGAAGCGGCAAAGGTGCTTGAAAACATGATTGACCTGATTAATCAG ACAGTTGGTGATGCCATCTCAGACATGTTGGTTATTGAAGCAATCCTGGCTTTGAAAGGTCTGACTGTGCAACAGTGGGACGCCATCTACACTGACCTTCCAAACCGGCTGCTCAAAGTTCAG GTTGCAGACAGGCGAGTTATTGTCACAACAGATGCAGAAAGGCGTGTGGTTACACCTCCGGGACTACAGGAGAAAATTGATGCACTTGTAAAGAAGTACAAATTGTCACGAGCATTTGTCCGTCCATCAGGAACAGAAGATGTAGTTAGAATATACGCTGAAGCAGACACACAG GAGAACACGGATGCCCTTGCCCATGAAGTAAGCCTGGCTGTTTACCACCTTGCTGGTGGAAAAGGAGCACCACCCCAGCCTATATAA